One Stenotrophomonas oahuensis genomic region harbors:
- a CDS encoding NUDIX hydrolase: MSLNSESLVGQDAALRAQLADYARRHPEHAALADEFSTLLDDAENPFLRSRLAGHFTGSAWLVSADGERILLTHHRKLDRWLQLGGHADGERDLAKVALTEAEEESGLGGLVLEDGVLFDIDKHWIPERKDVPGHWHYDARYVVRALGSEAFVVSEESLALAWRTVAEVAAEAIATPDGDQSLPRMAKRWLAR, translated from the coding sequence ATGTCGCTGAACTCTGAATCCCTTGTAGGACAAGACGCCGCTCTGCGTGCGCAATTGGCGGATTACGCCCGCCGGCACCCCGAACACGCCGCACTGGCTGACGAATTCAGCACACTTCTGGACGATGCCGAGAATCCGTTCCTGCGCAGCCGGCTGGCCGGGCATTTCACCGGCAGTGCCTGGCTGGTCAGCGCCGACGGTGAGCGCATCCTGCTGACCCATCACCGCAAGCTCGACCGCTGGCTGCAACTGGGTGGGCATGCCGACGGCGAGCGCGACCTGGCCAAGGTGGCGCTGACGGAGGCGGAGGAGGAATCCGGCCTGGGCGGGTTGGTGCTGGAGGACGGGGTGCTGTTCGACATCGACAAGCACTGGATTCCCGAGCGCAAGGACGTGCCGGGGCATTGGCATTACGACGCCCGCTACGTGGTGCGGGCGCTGGGCAGCGAGGCGTTCGTGGTCAGCGAGGAGTCGCTGGCACTGGCCTGGCGCACGGTGGCCGAGGTGGCGGCGGAGGCGATTGCGACCCCGGATGGGGATCAGTCGTTGCCGCGCATGGCGAAACGGTGGTTGGCGCGGTAG
- the serA gene encoding phosphoglycerate dehydrogenase: MSPKKTSFPKQDIRVLLLEGVSQTAIDVFSAAGYSQIEVHSKALPDEELKARIAEAHIVGIRSRTQLSADVLAHAKRLMAVGCFCIGTNQVDLEAAEQAGIPVFNAPYSNTRSVAELVIAEAIMLTRGIPQKNAECHRGGWSKSAAGSHEVRGKTLGIVGYGHIGTQVGVMAEAMGMQVIFHDIETKLSLGNARAAIDLDDLLARADIVTVHVPETAATQWMIGAPQLAKMRPGAHLINAARGTVVDIDALDAALHSGHIGGAALDVFPVEPKGNGDAFVSPLTAHDNVILTPHVGGSTLEAQDNIGVEVAAKLVRYSDNGSTLSAVNFPEVTLPEHADSLRLLHIHQNVPGVLSKVNEIFSRHNVNIDGQFLRTDPKVGYVVIDITASEEQAAGVREELAAIPGTLRTRVLY, translated from the coding sequence ATGTCGCCGAAGAAGACCTCGTTCCCGAAGCAGGATATCCGTGTGCTGTTGCTCGAGGGGGTCAGCCAGACCGCCATCGACGTGTTCAGCGCTGCCGGCTATTCGCAGATCGAGGTGCACAGCAAGGCGCTGCCGGACGAGGAGCTGAAGGCGCGCATCGCCGAGGCGCATATCGTCGGCATCCGTTCGCGCACCCAGCTCAGCGCTGACGTGCTTGCGCATGCGAAACGTCTGATGGCCGTGGGCTGCTTCTGCATCGGCACCAACCAGGTCGACCTGGAAGCGGCGGAACAGGCCGGCATTCCAGTGTTCAACGCGCCCTACTCCAACACCCGCAGCGTGGCCGAACTGGTCATTGCCGAAGCGATCATGCTGACCCGTGGCATTCCGCAGAAGAACGCCGAATGCCATCGCGGCGGCTGGTCGAAGTCGGCCGCAGGCAGCCATGAGGTGCGCGGCAAGACCCTGGGCATCGTCGGCTACGGCCATATCGGCACCCAGGTTGGCGTGATGGCCGAAGCCATGGGCATGCAGGTGATCTTCCACGATATTGAAACCAAGTTGTCGCTGGGCAATGCGCGCGCTGCGATCGATCTGGACGACCTGCTGGCCCGCGCCGACATCGTCACCGTGCACGTGCCGGAAACCGCCGCCACGCAGTGGATGATCGGTGCCCCGCAGCTGGCGAAGATGCGCCCCGGCGCGCACCTGATCAACGCCGCACGCGGCACCGTGGTCGATATCGATGCGCTGGATGCAGCGCTGCATTCGGGCCATATCGGCGGCGCGGCACTGGACGTGTTCCCGGTCGAGCCGAAGGGCAATGGCGACGCCTTCGTCTCGCCGCTGACCGCGCATGACAACGTCATTCTGACCCCGCACGTCGGCGGCAGCACGCTGGAGGCGCAGGACAACATCGGCGTGGAAGTGGCGGCCAAGCTGGTGCGCTACAGCGACAACGGCAGCACCCTGTCGGCGGTCAACTTCCCGGAAGTGACCCTGCCGGAGCACGCCGACAGCCTGCGCCTGCTGCATATCCACCAGAACGTGCCGGGCGTGCTGTCCAAGGTCAACGAGATCTTCTCGCGTCACAACGTCAACATCGACGGCCAGTTTCTTCGTACCGACCCCAAGGTGGGTTATGTGGTGATCGACATCACCGCCAGCGAGGAGCAGGCCGCGGGCGTGCGCGAGGAGCTGGCGGCGATTCCGGGCACGCTGCGGACGCGCGTTTTGTATTGA
- a CDS encoding 1,2-dihydroxy-3-keto-5-methylthiopentene dioxygenase: MSRLRIFNDTAPEAPLLDTQDGAVIADELKKIGVTFERWQAAHEVAPGASQDEVFAAYRSDIDRLVAERGFKSVDVASIAPDNPNRAELRKKFLDEHFHKEDEVRFFVAGSGLFTLHVGDKVYEIECVKDDLIAVPDSTTHWFDMGEEPSFVAIRFFTEPDGWVGHFTGTDIAQKFPRYIPTQAS, from the coding sequence ATGAGCCGACTGCGCATCTTCAATGACACCGCCCCCGAGGCCCCGTTGCTGGATACCCAGGACGGTGCCGTGATTGCCGATGAACTTAAGAAAATCGGCGTGACCTTCGAGCGCTGGCAGGCGGCCCATGAAGTGGCCCCCGGTGCCAGCCAGGACGAGGTGTTCGCGGCCTATCGCAGCGACATTGACCGGCTGGTCGCCGAACGTGGCTTCAAGAGCGTGGACGTGGCCTCGATCGCCCCGGACAACCCCAACCGTGCGGAACTGCGCAAGAAGTTCCTCGACGAACACTTCCACAAGGAAGACGAGGTGCGCTTCTTCGTTGCCGGCTCCGGCCTGTTCACCCTGCACGTGGGTGACAAGGTGTACGAGATCGAGTGCGTGAAGGACGACCTGATCGCCGTGCCGGACAGCACCACGCACTGGTTCGACATGGGCGAAGAGCCGAGTTTTGTCGCGATCCGCTTCTTCACCGAGCCGGACGGCTGGGTCGGTCACTTCACCGGCACCGATATCGCGCAGAAATTCCCCCGTTACATTCCTACCCAGGCTTCCTGA
- a CDS encoding amino acid permease, translating into MLKQLWATKHPHAAHEDANGLSLKRHLGPWGLTALGIGAVIGGGIFVITGQAAANHAGPAIMLSFVLAAICCAFCALAYAEFASMVPVSGSAYTYTYATFGELSAWFIGWMLVLEYGVSASAVAVSWTGYFLSLLSHFDIHLPAALVSAPLDGQLRPTGAIANIPAAILVLLLTWLCYVGISKSSAMNMAMVVLKTGLIILVIVVGWKYVDPANWTPFIPENQGPGKYGMEGVLRGAAMVFFAYIGFEAVSVAAQESHRPQRDMPIGMMLSLVICTVLYIAMAAVMTGLVPYNLLGTDEPVVTAVAAHPQLGWLRVVVEIGALIGLSSVVLVMVIAQPRIFMIMGRDGLLPPVFTKIHPTYRTPHINTVITGIGIALLAALFPLDVLGELTSMGTLIAFAAVCAGVLILRRTQPDLPRPFRIPAAWLVCSLGVLSCLALLSAMTMHNWMLMIGWTVIGFAIYFLYGFRHSRLRGR; encoded by the coding sequence ATGCTCAAACAACTGTGGGCCACCAAGCACCCGCATGCCGCCCATGAAGACGCCAACGGGCTGAGCCTGAAGCGCCATCTGGGCCCCTGGGGCCTGACTGCGCTGGGCATCGGCGCGGTGATCGGCGGCGGCATCTTCGTGATCACCGGTCAGGCCGCGGCCAACCATGCCGGCCCGGCGATCATGCTGTCGTTCGTGCTGGCGGCGATCTGCTGCGCCTTCTGCGCGCTGGCCTACGCCGAGTTCGCCTCGATGGTCCCGGTGTCGGGCAGTGCCTACACCTACACCTATGCCACCTTCGGCGAGCTCTCGGCCTGGTTCATCGGCTGGATGCTGGTGCTGGAGTACGGGGTCTCGGCCTCTGCGGTGGCGGTCAGCTGGACCGGCTACTTCCTGAGCCTGCTGAGCCATTTCGACATCCATCTACCGGCCGCACTGGTCAGCGCGCCGCTGGACGGGCAACTGCGTCCGACCGGCGCGATTGCCAACATTCCAGCCGCCATCCTGGTGCTGCTGCTGACCTGGCTGTGCTACGTGGGCATCAGCAAATCCTCGGCGATGAACATGGCGATGGTGGTCTTGAAGACCGGCCTGATCATTCTGGTGATCGTGGTGGGCTGGAAGTATGTGGACCCGGCCAACTGGACCCCGTTCATTCCGGAGAACCAAGGCCCGGGCAAGTACGGCATGGAAGGCGTGCTGCGCGGTGCGGCGATGGTGTTCTTCGCCTACATCGGGTTCGAGGCGGTGTCGGTGGCGGCGCAGGAATCGCACCGGCCGCAGCGTGACATGCCGATCGGCATGATGCTGTCGCTGGTGATCTGCACGGTGCTGTACATCGCGATGGCTGCGGTGATGACCGGCCTGGTGCCGTACAACCTGCTGGGCACCGACGAGCCGGTGGTGACGGCGGTGGCCGCGCATCCGCAGCTGGGCTGGTTGCGGGTGGTGGTGGAGATAGGCGCGCTGATCGGCTTGTCGTCCGTGGTGCTGGTGATGGTGATCGCGCAGCCGCGCATCTTCATGATCATGGGCCGTGACGGCCTGCTGCCGCCGGTGTTCACCAAGATCCATCCGACCTACCGCACGCCGCACATCAATACGGTGATCACCGGCATTGGCATTGCGCTGCTGGCGGCATTGTTCCCGCTGGACGTGCTGGGTGAGTTGACCTCGATGGGCACGCTGATCGCGTTCGCAGCGGTGTGCGCGGGCGTGCTGATCCTGCGCCGCACCCAGCCGGACCTGCCGCGTCCGTTCCGGATTCCGGCGGCGTGGCTGGTGTGCAGCCTGGGGGTGCTGAGCTGCCTGGCGCTGCTGTCGGCGATGACGATGCACAACTGGATGTTGATGATTGGCTGGACGGTGATCGGGTTTGCGATCTACTTCCTGTACGGCTTCCGCCACAGCCGCCTGCGCGGGCGTTGA
- a CDS encoding methylthioribulose 1-phosphate dehydratase yields the protein MNTPYDTTRLSQLAQILIDNVRELAQAGWTPATSSNFSHRLDDQHAAITVSGKDKGRLIEDDIMVVDFDGQAVGRPLRPSAETLLHTQLYRRFPEVGCVLHTHSPVQTVASRLYAAQGHIRLEGYELLKAFHGNSTHEMAIEVPVFANTQDMNVLSAQVDALLDQQCLWGYLIDGHGLYAWGRDMAEARRHLEAFEFLFHCELELRKLRGL from the coding sequence ATGAACACCCCCTACGACACCACCCGCCTCAGCCAGCTTGCCCAGATCCTGATCGACAACGTGCGTGAGCTGGCCCAGGCCGGCTGGACGCCGGCGACCAGCAGCAATTTCTCGCACCGGCTGGATGACCAGCATGCGGCCATTACCGTGTCCGGCAAGGACAAGGGCCGGCTGATCGAAGACGACATCATGGTCGTGGACTTCGATGGCCAGGCCGTGGGTCGGCCGCTGCGGCCGTCGGCGGAGACCCTGCTGCACACCCAGCTGTACCGCCGCTTCCCGGAAGTAGGCTGTGTGCTGCATACGCATTCCCCGGTGCAGACCGTGGCCTCGCGCCTGTATGCGGCGCAGGGGCATATCCGGCTGGAAGGCTACGAGCTGCTGAAGGCCTTCCATGGCAACAGCACGCACGAAATGGCGATTGAAGTGCCGGTGTTTGCCAATACCCAGGACATGAACGTGCTCTCCGCACAGGTCGATGCCCTGCTCGACCAGCAGTGCCTGTGGGGGTATCTGATTGATGGCCACGGGCTGTATGCCTGGGGCCGGGACATGGCCGAGGCGCGCCGGCACCTGGAAGCGTTTGAGTTCCTGTTCCATTGCGAGCTGGAGCTCAGGAAGCTGCGCGGGCTCTGA
- a CDS encoding amino acid permease encodes MLKSLLRVKPVAPAGHVDAGEPIEGSLDGEATLKRTLTARHLILLGIGAVIGAGIFVLTGQAAANHAGPAVMLSFVIAGFACALAGLCYAEFAAMMPVSGSAYSYSYATLGEGMAWFIGWCLVLEYLFASASVAVGWSAYLISFITTTLHMPFPDALSAAPIAWTGQEFVSSGKLFNLPAVLIVAAVSGLLYVGVTQSAFVNAIIVAIKVTVICLFIGVGAAHIDPANWTPFIPDNTGVDGEFGWSGVFRAATIVFFAYIGFDAVSTAAGETKNPQRNMPIGLLGSLAVCTVVYIIVCAVLTGMMPYHLLGTDKPVATALEPYPTLSWLKTFVEIGAIAGLSSVVLVMMMGQTRIAYTISRDGLLPKVFGKVHARFRTPYWATIVVGVIAAALAGLVPLNVLGELVSMGTLLAFATVCIGILVLRRTRPELERPFRVPAVWLIAPLGALTCLFLFWQAFVVHWHLFVGWTVLGLLIYFGYGIRNSKLAKQS; translated from the coding sequence ATGCTGAAGTCTCTGTTGAGGGTCAAACCGGTGGCACCGGCCGGGCACGTCGATGCCGGTGAGCCGATCGAAGGCAGCCTGGATGGCGAAGCCACACTGAAACGGACCCTCACCGCGAGACACCTCATCCTGCTGGGCATCGGCGCGGTGATTGGCGCGGGTATCTTCGTGCTGACCGGTCAGGCTGCAGCCAACCATGCCGGCCCCGCCGTCATGCTGTCGTTCGTGATCGCCGGCTTCGCCTGTGCTCTGGCCGGCCTGTGCTACGCCGAGTTCGCGGCGATGATGCCGGTCTCCGGCAGCGCCTACTCCTACTCGTATGCCACGCTCGGCGAAGGCATGGCCTGGTTCATCGGCTGGTGCCTGGTACTGGAGTATTTGTTCGCCTCGGCCTCGGTCGCGGTGGGCTGGTCGGCGTACCTGATCAGCTTCATCACCACCACCCTGCACATGCCGTTCCCGGACGCGCTCAGCGCCGCGCCCATTGCCTGGACCGGGCAGGAGTTTGTCTCCTCCGGCAAGCTTTTCAACCTGCCGGCGGTGCTGATCGTGGCGGCGGTATCGGGCCTGCTGTACGTGGGCGTGACCCAGTCGGCGTTCGTCAACGCGATCATCGTGGCGATCAAGGTCACGGTGATCTGCCTGTTCATCGGCGTAGGTGCCGCGCATATCGACCCGGCCAACTGGACCCCCTTCATTCCGGATAACACCGGCGTGGACGGTGAGTTCGGCTGGAGCGGCGTGTTCCGTGCGGCCACCATCGTGTTCTTCGCCTACATCGGCTTCGACGCGGTCTCCACCGCCGCCGGTGAAACCAAGAACCCGCAGCGCAACATGCCGATCGGCCTGCTCGGCTCGCTGGCCGTATGCACCGTGGTCTACATCATCGTCTGCGCGGTGCTGACCGGCATGATGCCGTACCACCTGCTGGGCACCGACAAGCCGGTGGCCACCGCGCTGGAGCCCTACCCGACCCTGAGCTGGCTGAAGACCTTCGTGGAGATCGGTGCCATCGCCGGCCTCTCTTCGGTGGTGCTGGTGATGATGATGGGCCAGACCCGCATCGCCTACACGATCTCCCGCGACGGCCTGCTGCCGAAGGTGTTTGGCAAGGTCCACGCCCGCTTCCGTACGCCGTACTGGGCCACCATCGTGGTCGGCGTGATCGCCGCCGCACTGGCCGGGCTGGTGCCGCTGAACGTGCTGGGCGAACTGGTCTCGATGGGTACGCTGCTGGCGTTCGCCACGGTCTGCATCGGCATCCTGGTGCTGCGCCGGACCCGTCCGGAGCTCGAGCGCCCGTTCCGGGTCCCGGCGGTATGGCTGATCGCCCCGCTCGGCGCGCTGACCTGTCTGTTCCTGTTCTGGCAGGCGTTCGTGGTGCACTGGCACCTGTTCGTGGGCTGGACGGTGTTGGGCCTGCTGATTTATTTCGGCTACGGCATCCGCAACAGCAAGCTCGCCAAGCAGTCATAA